A DNA window from Halomonas zincidurans B6 contains the following coding sequences:
- the fabG gene encoding 3-oxoacyl-ACP reductase FabG, with the protein MTSERRIALVTGASRGIGRAIAHELGRQGRVVIGTATSDAGAERIDSDLREQGIEGAGRRLDVTDQASVNALIKAIADEFGAPTILVNNAGITRDNLLMRMKEDEWDSVLDTNLKSVYRVSKACIRGMTKARFGRIVSISSVVATMGNLGQTNYAAAKAGMEGFSRALAREVASRGITVNAVAPGFIATDMTESLPESQHEALLGQIPLSRLGQPEEIAAAVGFLTSDAAGYITGETLQVNGGMNMR; encoded by the coding sequence ATGACGAGCGAACGCAGAATCGCCCTGGTCACCGGTGCCAGCCGCGGCATCGGTCGTGCCATCGCGCATGAACTGGGGCGTCAGGGGCGGGTCGTGATCGGCACCGCGACCAGCGATGCCGGCGCCGAGCGTATCGACTCGGATCTTCGCGAGCAGGGCATCGAGGGGGCTGGGCGGCGTCTCGATGTTACCGACCAGGCGAGTGTCAATGCGCTGATCAAGGCGATCGCTGACGAGTTCGGCGCGCCGACCATTCTGGTCAACAACGCCGGCATCACGCGCGACAACCTGCTGATGCGCATGAAGGAGGACGAATGGGACTCGGTGCTCGATACCAATCTCAAGTCGGTCTACCGTGTCAGTAAAGCGTGTATCCGTGGCATGACCAAGGCGCGTTTCGGACGCATCGTCAGCATCAGCTCCGTGGTGGCGACCATGGGCAACCTGGGACAGACCAACTATGCTGCCGCCAAGGCGGGAATGGAGGGCTTCTCGCGGGCACTGGCCCGCGAAGTCGCTTCGCGTGGGATCACCGTCAATGCCGTGGCGCCGGGATTCATCGCCACCGACATGACCGAGTCGCTGCCCGAGTCGCAGCATGAGGCCTTGCTCGGGCAGATCCCGTTGTCTCGCTTGGGTCAGCCCGAGGAGATCGCTGCCGCGGTAGGCTTTCTGACCAGCGATGCCGCCGGCTATATCACCGGCGAAACGCTGCAGGTCAATGGCGGCATGAACATGCGTTGA